In Streptomyces puniciscabiei, a single genomic region encodes these proteins:
- a CDS encoding S66 peptidase family protein, with the protein MNPLTRPERLAPGARVAVVAPSGPVPEERLQAGLDVLRGWDLDPVVAPHVLDRDGELGYLAGGDADRAADLQRAWCDPSVAAVLCARGGYGAQRMVDLLDWEAMRAAGPKVFVGFSDVTVLHQAFATRLGLVSLYGPAAAGVDFIKSARAQEHLRATLFAPERVRTLTSAGTALAPGRARGVTLGGCLSLLATDLGTAFARPGARGGLLLLEDVGEVPYRVDRLLTQLARSGWLDGVAGVGLGSWRDCGRYEELRPVLADRLGGLGVPVVEELGFGHCDDAVTVPFGMTAELDAQTGTLTVDEPALR; encoded by the coding sequence GTGAACCCGCTCACGCGCCCTGAGCGGCTGGCCCCGGGCGCCCGCGTGGCCGTCGTCGCCCCCAGCGGGCCGGTGCCCGAGGAACGGCTCCAGGCGGGGCTCGACGTGCTGCGCGGCTGGGACCTGGATCCGGTCGTGGCGCCCCATGTGCTCGACAGGGACGGTGAGCTGGGGTATCTCGCGGGCGGTGACGCCGACCGCGCGGCCGACCTGCAGCGGGCCTGGTGCGACCCGTCCGTGGCGGCGGTGCTGTGCGCCCGTGGCGGCTACGGGGCGCAGCGCATGGTCGACCTGCTCGACTGGGAGGCGATGCGCGCGGCCGGTCCCAAGGTGTTCGTCGGCTTCAGCGACGTCACCGTGCTGCACCAGGCGTTCGCCACCCGGCTGGGCCTGGTCAGCCTGTACGGACCGGCCGCCGCCGGGGTCGACTTCATCAAGAGCGCCCGCGCACAGGAGCATCTGCGTGCCACGCTCTTCGCTCCGGAGCGTGTCCGGACCCTGACCTCGGCCGGGACCGCGCTGGCGCCCGGCCGGGCCCGGGGAGTCACGCTGGGCGGCTGTCTCAGCCTGCTGGCCACCGACCTCGGCACCGCGTTCGCCCGGCCGGGTGCGCGGGGCGGGCTGCTGCTCCTGGAGGACGTGGGCGAAGTGCCGTACCGCGTCGACCGGTTGCTGACGCAGTTGGCGCGCTCCGGCTGGCTCGACGGTGTCGCCGGGGTCGGGCTCGGCTCCTGGCGCGACTGCGGCCGTTACGAGGAGCTGCGCCCGGTCCTCGCCGACCGGCTCGGCGGACTCGGGGTACCGGTGGTGGAGGAGCTGGGATTCGGGCACTGCGACGACGCGGTGACCGTCCCGTTCGGGATGACGGCCGAACTCGACGCGCAGACGGGCACCCTTACGGTGGACGAGCCCGCGCTGCGTTGA